One stretch of Siphonobacter curvatus DNA includes these proteins:
- a CDS encoding FtsZ/tubulin family protein, whose amino-acid sequence MEETVLSSQDALPTVSNCYGVKMIGIGGAGCSVLKKMADQAYTGLHLIPCHTDFTQLVTFPQAIPLGMRDLGLGLTAEQARQWALDQQAVISSVLNPETKIVILVGGLGDGTVAGAAPVIAEMARQRGLLVVACVMMPFASEGYETMQMAERGLKQLTQSCDSVVAFSLDKLAENLNDDLSIAEFYAAADELLCQTARIVPDILKPSETPDSDIQELKTVLEASGLAFYTRLSIQGSQRLEASVAKIKQTFGNQRTLPHEAQRILLVVQYDPLQALSTHEIRNIIQALKQTLGRRAAVFKVAPLASEGLGSELRLGILSSSGRTPEVLEWANTY is encoded by the coding sequence GTGGAAGAAACGGTTTTATCCTCGCAAGATGCCTTACCAACGGTGTCAAATTGCTACGGCGTGAAAATGATTGGTATTGGTGGGGCCGGTTGTTCGGTCCTCAAAAAAATGGCCGACCAGGCATATACAGGTTTACACCTGATTCCCTGTCACACGGACTTTACGCAGTTAGTGACCTTTCCACAGGCCATTCCGCTCGGGATGCGGGATCTGGGATTGGGACTCACGGCGGAGCAAGCCCGACAGTGGGCCCTGGATCAGCAGGCGGTCATTAGCTCCGTGCTTAATCCAGAAACAAAAATTGTCATTCTGGTAGGTGGGCTGGGGGATGGTACGGTAGCCGGAGCGGCTCCGGTCATTGCCGAAATGGCCCGTCAGCGAGGACTACTGGTAGTGGCGTGTGTGATGATGCCCTTTGCTTCCGAGGGGTACGAAACGATGCAGATGGCCGAGCGGGGTCTGAAGCAACTCACGCAGTCCTGTGATTCAGTGGTGGCTTTTTCCCTGGACAAACTCGCTGAGAATCTTAATGACGATCTGAGTATTGCTGAGTTTTATGCCGCCGCCGATGAGTTGCTCTGCCAAACGGCCCGCATCGTTCCCGATATTTTGAAACCTTCCGAAACGCCGGATTCTGACATTCAGGAGCTGAAAACGGTCCTGGAAGCCAGCGGTCTGGCCTTTTATACGCGATTGTCAATTCAGGGTAGTCAACGGTTAGAAGCCAGTGTGGCAAAAATCAAGCAAACGTTTGGAAATCAGCGTACTTTACCGCACGAAGCCCAGCGTATTTTGCTCGTAGTACAGTATGATCCGCTTCAGGCTCTGAGTACGCACGAAATTCGCAATATTATCCAGGCTCTCAAGCAAACTCTGGGACGCCGAGCGGCAGTTTTCAAGGTAGCTCCACTCGCTAGCGAAGGCTTGGGGAGTGAGCTTCGTTTGGGTATTCTTTCCAGTAGTGGGCGTACTCCCGAGGTGTTAGAGTGGGCTAATACTTATTAA